A part of Astyanax mexicanus isolate ESR-SI-001 chromosome 2, AstMex3_surface, whole genome shotgun sequence genomic DNA contains:
- the cdkn1bb gene encoding cyclin-dependent kinase inhibitor 1Bb, whose translation MSNVRLSNGSPTLERMDNRPPDQPKPSACRSLFGPVDHEELKRELKGHLMAMEKASTESWNFDFSNFTPRRGRYLWSPVDSTDLPGFYSSTGNKSVDVNGNHERLAERSETQTERRDPQQNVKNKRKRPSSLDSSCQTKRSRTCVDEVSCRPGLTQALDHTPVKSSPQRQT comes from the exons aTGTCTAATGTGCGTCTCTCGAACGGAAGCCCGACCCTGGAGAGGATGGACAACCGGCCGCCCGACCAGCCGAAGCCGAGCGCCTGCAGGAGCCTGTTCGGGCCGGTGGATCACGAAGAGTTAAAGAGGGAGTTAAAGGGACACTTGATGGCGATGGAGAAGGCGTCGACCGAGTCGTGGAACTTCGACTTCTCCAACTTCACGCCTCGGCGCGGCCGCTACCTGTGGTCCCCCGTGGACAGCACGGACTTACCGGGCTTCTACAGCTCGACAGGGAATAAGAGCGTGGATGTAAACGGGAATCACGAGCGGCTCGCGGAGCGGAGCGAGACCCAGACCGAAAGGAGAGACCCGCAACAGAACGTCAAGAACAAGAGAAAAAGACCGTCGTCCCTCG ATTCCTCGTGTCAGACTAAACGCTCGCGCACCTGTGTGGATGAAGTCTCGTGCCGGCCGGGTTTGACCCAGGCGCTCGATCACACACCCGTGAAGTCGAGCCCCCAGCGGCAGACGTGA